The Salvia miltiorrhiza cultivar Shanhuang (shh) chromosome 1, IMPLAD_Smil_shh, whole genome shotgun sequence genome has a window encoding:
- the LOC131005552 gene encoding auxin-responsive protein SAUR20-like, with protein sequence MAIRQMLRRSLSSERRSAEVVPKGHLAVYVGDNEKKRFVIPVAYLNHPSFQELLFQAEEEFGFNHPMGGLTIPCSQELFVDFISAFSSR encoded by the coding sequence ATGGCCATCCGCCAGATGCTGAGACGGTCTTTATCGAGCGAGAGAAGGTCAGCCGAAGTAGTTCCGAAGGGGCATCTTGCTGTCTATGTTGGAGATAATGAAAAGAAGCGGTTTGTGATTCCAGTGGCGTACTTAAACCACCCCTCGTTTCAAGAGTTGTTGTTTCAAGCTGAGGAAGAATTCGGGTTCAATCACCCGATGGGCGGCCTCACCATCCCTTGCAGTCAAGAACTATTTGTAGATTTCATCTCTGCCTTCAGCTCGAGATGA
- the LOC131005553 gene encoding auxin-responsive protein SAUR20-like codes for MAIRQMLRRSLSSERRSAEVVPKGHLAIYVGDNEKKRFVIPVAYLNHPSFQELLFQAEEEFGFNHPMGGLTIPCSQESFVDFISAFSSR; via the coding sequence ATGGCCATCCGCCAAATGCTGAGACGGTCTTTATCCAGCGAAAGAAGGTCAGCTGAAGTAGTTCCGAAGGGGCATCTTGCTATTTACGTTGGAGATAATGAAAAGAAGCGGTTTGTGATTCCTGTGGCGTACTTGAACCACCCCTCGTTTCAAGAGTTGTTGTTTCAAGCTGAGGAAGAATTCGGGTTCAACCACCCGATGGGCGGCCTCACCATCCCTTGCAGTCAAGAATCATTTGTAGATTTCATCTCTGCCTTCAGCTCAAGATGA
- the LOC131012307 gene encoding uncharacterized protein LOC131012307: protein MAIHQILRRSFSSERRSAEIVPKGHVAVYVGDNEKKRFVIPVAYLNHPSFQELLFQAEEEFGFNHPMGGLTIPCSQELFPSTSFSKSSCFLLLICVTRNLFVLLQKRLLFIQRQMLRRSLSSERRSTEVPKGHVAVYVGEDEKKRFVIPVSYLNHPSFQELLFQAEEEFGFNHPMGGLTIPCSEDLFVDFICCFNTR, encoded by the exons ATGGCCATTCACCAGATTCTGAGACGATCTTTCTCCAGCGAAAGAAGGTCAGCTGAAATAGTTCCCAAGGGGCATGTTGCTGTCTACGTTGGAGATAATGAAAAGAAGCGGTTTGTGATTCCAGTGGCGTACTTGAACCACCCCTCGTTTCAAGAGTTGTTGTTTCAAGCTGAGGAAGAATTCGGGTTCAACCACCCGATGGGCGGCCTCACCATCCCTTGCAGTCAAGAATTATTT CCATCAACAAGTTTCTCAAAATCCTCTTGCTTTTTACTTTTGATTTGTGTCACAAGAAATCTATTTGTTTTACTTCAAAAAAGACTTCTATTTATACAGCGCCAGATGCTGAGACGTTCTTTATCAAGCGAAAGAAGATCAACTGAAGTTCCAAAAGGGCATGTTGCCGTCTATGTTGGAGAGGATGAAAAGAAGCGTTTTGTGATTCCAGTATCATACTTGAACCACCCCTCGTTTCAAGAATTACTGTTTCAAGCAGAGGAAGAGTTTGGGTTCAATCACCCTATGGGTGGCCTCACCATCCCTTGCAGTGAGGACTTGTTTGTAGATTTCATCTGTTGCTTCAACACAAGATGA
- the LOC131005554 gene encoding auxin-induced protein 15A-like produces the protein MAIRQILRRSLSSERRAAEVPKGHVVVYVGEDEKKRFVIPVSYLNHPSFQEFLFQAEEEFGFDHPMGGLTIPCSEDLFVDFISGLSRR, from the coding sequence ATGGCCATCCGTCAAATATTGAGACGATCTTTATCAAGCGAAAGAAGGGCAGCTGAAGTTCCGAAAGGGCATGTTGTTGTTTATGTTGGGGAGGACGAAAAGAAGCGCTTTGTGATTCCAGTATCATACTTGAATCACCCCTCGTTTCAAGAATTCCTATTTCAAGCTGAAGAAGAATTCGGATTCGATCACCCTATGGGAGGCCTCACCATCCCCTGCAGTGAGGACTTATTTGTAGATTTCATATCTGGCTTGAgcagaagatga